The genomic interval TCGGCCCTCGAGCGTGCGAGCGCGACGGTGACCACCGCCGATGCCCGCACCGCCGAACTCCGATCAGAGCTCGCGAAGCAGCGAGGCCTCGCGAACGAGAAGACCGCCGAGGTTCTGCGTGCCGAGCTCGCAGAGGCGCGGGCGCGCGTCGAGTCGGCCCGCGCGGCCGAGGCGCGACTCGCAGCGCTCCTCGCCGAGCGCGAGACGCTCGACGCCGACGAGGCGCGCATTCATTCGGAGCAGGCTTCGGCGTCGGCGCATCGCGAGACGCTCGTGGCCGAGCGGGCAGCGGCCACCACCCGCCTCGAGCAGGCCGTCACCCAGGTCACCGAGGGCCGAGGGGAAGCCGAGAGCATCGCCGCGCTCGTGAGCGGGCTGCAGAGCCTCAAGACAGCGACGCAGCGCCTCATCGACGCACGCGATGCCTGTGCAGAAGCGGAGCGGGCCGCCATCACTGCTGAGACCGCCTACGGCGACCAGCGCGGGGCGCACCGGTTCGACGACGACGACGCAGTGGTCGCCGCCACCCGCACCGACGTCGAGCGAGCCCGCATGCGCACCGACCTCGAACGCGCCGATGTCGAGCTCGCGACGGTGAAGGCGCTGCTGGAGGCGCCCGAGCTGCGGGATCTGCCCGCCGAGCCGGTCGACCTCACCGAGGTGACCGCGGCGCGCAATGCCGCCAACGATGTCCGCGACGAAGCCACCAAGGCGCACGCGCGCCAGGCAGATGCAGCCGCGCGTGCCACCGACCTCTGCGCTCGCCTGCTGCGCGAGCACGCGAGCGTCGGCGAACTCGCCGAGCGCGCCGATGTCATCCGCACCCTCGCGGCGACCGTGCGCGGACTGCCGCCCAACACCTACGGGATGCGGCTCGAGTCCTTCGTGCTCGCGGCCGAGCTCGAGCAGATCGTCGACGCCGCCAACGTGCGCCTCGCCGCGATGAGCGGCGGCCGGTACCTGCTCGAGCACACCGACCAGCGCGAGCAGAAGCGCGGCCAGGCGGGCCTCGACCTCGCCGTCATCGACCAGCACACGGGCGTCGCACGTCCGCCGCGGTCGCTCTCCGGCGGTGAGACGTTCCTCGCCTCCCTCGCCCTCGCGCTCGGCCTCGCCGAGGTCGTCACGGCGCGCGCAGGCGGCATCCGCCTCGACACGCTCTTCATCGACGAAGGCTTCGGCTCACTCGACGCCGACACCCTCGAAGTGGCGATGCACACCCTCGATGGCCTCCGCCAGGGTGGCCGCACCATCGGGCTCATCAGTCACGTCGAGGCGATGAAGGAGCAGATCCCCTCGCAGCTGCGGGTCGACGTGGTGGAAGGCGGCTGGAGCGTCATCCGCCAGTCGGTGTAGACGGGAGTCGCGCGACGCTCAGATGCCCTGCGTGTCGCATCCGGTCGCGCCGAGTGGGCAGAATCGGCTCCACACGGAACGCGGGAGAGGTCGTTTCTGCCCGCTCGATGAAGCGCCGTGACAAGCAGCGAGCCGCCGGGGCCCCGAAGGGCGCCGACGGCTCGAATGCTGACGCTTCTCAGCGACCGGTTCCGGCGTGGACGACAGCCTCGGCGTCGCCGTCGAGACCGAAAGCCGTGTGCACGATGCGCATCGCCTCGTGCAGGGTGTCGGCGCGGGTCACGACCGAGACGCGGATCTCGGAGGTCGAGATCATCTCGATGTTGATGCCCGCGTCCGAGAGGGCACGGAACAGCTGCGCGGAGACGCCCGCGCTCGCGCGCATGCCAGCACCCACGACGGCGAGCTTGCCGATCTGGTCGTCGTACTGCAGCGACTGGAATCCGGTGTCGTCCTGAGCAGCGCGCAGCGCCTGCAGAACCTTCTCGCCGTCCGACTTCGGCAGCGTGAACGAGATGTCGGTGCGGCCGGTGGCCGCCGCCGACACGTTCTGCACGATCATGTCGATGTTGGCGCCGGTGTTGGCGACGATCGTGAAGATGTCAGCCGCCTTGCCGGGGACGTCGGGCACGCCGACGACAGTGATCTTCGCCTCGGAGAGATCTCCGGCGACACCGGTGATGATGGGCTCTTCCACGGATACTCCCTCCTGGTTCAGAACCAGAGTTCCTTCGTTGTTGTTGAACGACGAGCGCACGTGCAGCGTCACGCCGTGCCGACGCGCGTACTCGACGGCGCGGATGTACAGCACCTTCGCGCCGGCGGCGGCGAGTTCGAGCATCTCCTCGCTCGTCACCTTGTCGAGCTTGTGCGCCTTCGGAACGACGCGCGGATCAGCGGTGAACACGCCGTCGACGTCCGAGTAGATCTCGCAGACATCCGCACCGAGCGCGGCCGCGAGGGCGACGGCTGTGGTGTCGGAGCCGCCACGACCGAGGGTGGTGATGTCCTTGCTGTCGCGGTTGAAGCCCTGGAATCCGGCGACGATCGCGATCGCGCCCTCATCGAGCGCCTCGCGCACACGCCCCGGCGTCACGTCGACGATGCGCGCGGAACCGTGGCGCGCATCCGTGATCATGCCAGCCTGGCTGCCCGTGTAGGAGCGCGCCTCGAAGCCCATGTCGCGGATCGCCATCGCCAGCAGCGCCATCGAGATGCGCTCGCCCGTGGTGAGCAGCATGTCCATCTCGCGCGGGTCGGGGATGGGCGAGACCTCGTGGGCGAGGTCGATCAGCTCATCCGTGGTGTCGCCCATCGCGGACACCGCGACGACGACCTCGTTGCCGGCCTTCCGGGTCTCGACGATGCGCTTGGCGACCCGCTTGATGCTTTCGGCGTCAGCGACGCTT from Salinibacterium sp. ZJ70 carries:
- a CDS encoding aspartate kinase, with the translated sequence MSLIVQKFGGSSVADAESIKRVAKRIVETRKAGNEVVVAVSAMGDTTDELIDLAHEVSPIPDPREMDMLLTTGERISMALLAMAIRDMGFEARSYTGSQAGMITDARHGSARIVDVTPGRVREALDEGAIAIVAGFQGFNRDSKDITTLGRGGSDTTAVALAAALGADVCEIYSDVDGVFTADPRVVPKAHKLDKVTSEEMLELAAAGAKVLYIRAVEYARRHGVTLHVRSSFNNNEGTLVLNQEGVSVEEPIITGVAGDLSEAKITVVGVPDVPGKAADIFTIVANTGANIDMIVQNVSAAATGRTDISFTLPKSDGEKVLQALRAAQDDTGFQSLQYDDQIGKLAVVGAGMRASAGVSAQLFRALSDAGINIEMISTSEIRVSVVTRADTLHEAMRIVHTAFGLDGDAEAVVHAGTGR